The nucleotide window AGTATATCAAGATTTTCATTAACGAGCGCTTCCAATATCGGTAGTGCCTTCATTTCGTGAGAAGAATGGAGATTCTCCATTAGGTTGCACTTTGTAGCATGAATGAGTTTTTCAGCATCGTGATCTTGTATACCGAAAGTCCTATAAATATTTTCCCAACTTTGTATTTTAAGAATGTCTTTTAAATAGGACATATGTTGTGTATGGAGGTGGTGGGGGCTTTTTTGAGAGAAGGCCTTGATTATGGCAACGTGTTGGTTAGTAAATGTTGTTGTTTTGTAGAAAAAATCGTCAACGGCTATTGCACGCACACTGTCATAGGCAATTTTCCCAGTTTTCGTTGTATAGAAAACATTTTTCGTATTATTACCCCAGCGTGTAAGGTACTTCGCCCATACGTGATGGTGTCTCTTCTTAGCTTCTAGCATTTTTCGTGACATGAGAATCTATTCTCTAAAAGGTTATCCTCAAAGCTTCTATGTTTACAAAAATATAGTCAACCACGTGATTTTTTGTCAGGCTGTGTTTGTCAAAACTTGGATGCGGCATCTGAGTTTTTAGAACCACTTAATGTCCACTTCTGGCACCGAGCGGACTATCAAATAAGCTTTTGCGCTATTCATCAAACGCCTCAAATCACCCATGAGCCAGTACAATCTACTTCTTTTCTTCAACCCTCAACCGCTCCAACTCTTTCCGTCCAAGCGTTTTCAACCAGTTCCCAAGACTCATACCCGCCTCTTTCGCTGCAACTTCAAACTGCGCTTTCAGCTCAGGTGCGATCCGGATCTGAAATGTTGGAGAAAGCCCGTTTCCCTTGGGGTTTTTGTCATGCTTGATCGTTGACATACAGCAGCGCACTCCTCAATATAATATCCGTATCGTACGTACACTTAGACGATATTTATTCTTGAGCAACGCCCCGGTAGTGATGCAACACATACCGAGGCGTTTAACCAAAACGTTAAAGGAGCTAACGCAATGGCTGTTTCCGATAGTACCACAACTACCTGTCATGAAATCATCTGCCCGGTGCCAGAATGTGAGCCATCTTTCGACACGCTTCTGAAAATTCCCCTTGGCACGACGATGGATCTCTTCCAGATACTTGACTGCTGCCAGAACCTTGTCGATACGCTCATTGATACCAGCGATAACAACAGCCGCATGGCGCTTTGTGGCAGGTTGTACGCTGCGCTGAAGGTATTAGAGGTCGTGCTGAAGGCACCGCTACCTGCATATCTGATTGAACGCTTAACTGTAGAGATAGCGGAAGCAGAGGGTTATCACTGCCCGCTTTCTACAGACTCTGAAACCCTGCGGCAATATTGCGCGGCGTTAACCCTGCTGCTGTTACAGCGTCAGCAGTCGCCAGAGCAGGAAGAGCAGATCGCCGGTTTGCTGTATGAGTTGATCGGTGTGCTGACGGAGGATTTAAAAGCACCGCGCTTTGTCCGGACCGCAGATGGAATAACCATGATAAGCAGCGGTATAAAAGCTGAGGTTCATTAACCGGGAGCAGGGCGGGTGAATTTGCTTCATCCGCCTTATGCAAATCCATGTATCTCCAGGAAATGACATAAGAATTCATATAAAGAGATGATCAGGCTTGCGGATAGTGAATTTCGTAAGCATCTGAATGAGGAAAAATAATGGCTAACCTGAAAGAACTGATGGCAAAACAGAGCCCGGAAAGCCGGGAGCGCATCGCCGGAAAAGTTGAGGCAATGCGGCAGGTTATCGCTCTGAATATGTTGCGTGAAGAACTTAATCTGTCTCAAACCGAGATGGCGCAGGCAATGGGCGTGAAACAGCCAACCATCGCTAAAATGGAGCAAGCAGACAATGATCCCCGCCTTTCTACGCTGAAGCGTTACGTTACAGCATTGGGAGGCGAATTAAGTATCGACGTTAAACTGCCTTCAGGTAAAAGAGTGACCTTTGATCTTTGATTAAAAAAAAGAGCAAGTCCCTGCGGGCTTGCCTGAAATCCGATTTATTTTTTTCAGAACGTAAGTTATTTATTTAGCAGGATTCTGGCTTCATCAAGCTCAGCCTGAGCCTCTTCAAGTTTCCGCTGTGTTATCCATGCGGCTCTCAGTTTGAGCTTCTGCCAGCGTCTGGCTTCGCAGCCGGTGCTGCCTGAGGAGCAGCCAGTGCAGAAAAAACGGGACCATTACCAACAGACCAGCCAACTGTGTTTGAATCTGTTTCATAATTTTAACGGTGTAAAAGTAATATCTTTTATTTCAGTCACTTTCTTTCCTGCGAAAAAACCCATAACCTTTCGGTTATGGGCATGTTATTATTTTTAATTATGTCGTGCTTTCCCTGATATTGGCGATGCAGGGTTTTTTTTATAGTATTTTCGTTGTTATCTATAGGTAGATATAAGGTACGGCATATTTTATGTAGGGTAATTTAAATGTAGGGATACGATTATGAAAGAAATTACATTACCTTCAAAGTTAATCGCGATGTTCGAAAGCGATCCTGTTGTAGGCTGGGCAGTAAAAGACAATAACTCCCGCTTTATCTACGTCAATAACACGTTTAAAGCCTGGCAAACTATCTCAACAAGTTATGATTACGAAGGCCTGAACATCAGGGATATTCCTGTTCCTGTGTCTGAGTTTGCAGATATCTTTAACCAGCAGGAACGGGAGATAGAGCGCACAGGTAAGCCGGTGAAAGCGATCACTACGCACATTCAGGGCAGAGAGAAGATAATGCAGCCTGCCTACAATATTCAGGAGCCGCTCTATGATGAACATCATAACTGTACAGGCACGGTTATCAGCGTCAGACCCGTCAGGATCATCACGCCAACCTCGTTGCTTAATGGAAAAATAATCCAGCACGCTACCTTCCAGTCCCCTTCTGAAGTATTTACCGAAAAAGAATGGGAAGTTGTTTACCTGCTGGACTGTGGCATGCGGCTCAAAGAGATAAGCAGTATTCTCTCAATCACCGTCGATGCCGTTAACGGCAGACTCCGGAGCTGCTACAGAAAAACAGGTTTGAATTCCCTGTCAGGTTTGAAGCAATACTGCAGGGATAACAGATTTGATAACTACATCCCGCAGTTCTTTCTCAAAAAAGGACATATCATAATCAGAGGCTGACCTGATGGACAGAGACCTGACTCCTGTTGAATATTACTTTGATCACTCTCTTTTTGGCTGGGCCATAAAGGACAGCGACTCCCGCTATGTTTATGGTAATAAGATCCTCTGTCACTATTTTGGTGTAACCGAAAATCAACTTCCGGGCCTTCTCGACACGGAACTTACGCCCGATATCAGCGAGTACTATGACCATATCCTCTGTGACGACCAGAAAATCCTGACCACAAATGAAATGAGCATAGTTCTCAAAACGTTCGATTACGGAAGACGAAACAGGCTCAGATCCTTTCTGGTTGAGAAGCGTCCCTGGCAGCTCGATAATGGCAGCGACGGCATTGTCTGTACTTACACAGAGATTACCAATGTCTACTTTTCCACCTTTCTTATGCCATGTGAAAGGAAGCCCTTTGTATTCACCCGACCGGCAAATATTTTTACAGACAAAGAGTGGGAAGTGATCCTGCTGTTGCAGTGTGGGGTAAAGCAGAACGCTATGCCGGACATACTCGGTATCAGCGCTTCAGCGCTTCGCAACCGGATAACACGTTGCTGTGATAAAACAGGCGTGACGAGCACCACCACGCTGCTGCAGCACTGCAATCAGAATGGATGGGATAACTACATTCCTCCTTTTTTTCTGACCAAGGGCCATGTGTCGGTTTCCTGAGTGGCTGCGGTTCTGGCCTCTGAGCCGGGGCCGGGCAGCTTAAAAAGCCTGACCGAAGATAAAAAAGTGGGGCGCTAAGGCCCCACATTGTTTCACGACTCGCTGTATGAACGACTATTCAGGCAGAGCGTAAACCACCACCTGGTCGCCTACCTGATCCTTCAGGATAGTATTACCGCCCGCGACGAACGCCACATATTGACGGCCTTTATACTCATAGACTGACGGATTCGCTACCGCAGGTGCCTCAACCTGATCGGACCATAGCTCTTCGCCATTATCCACTGAGTAGGCGCGAACTTTGGCATCCATTGAAGCGCCGATAAAGATCACGCCGCCCGCCGTCACTGCCGGGCCGCCGATAGTTGGTGAGCCCCAGCTTTCCGGCATAAAGAAGCCATACTGCTGCGATGCGCCAACCGGACGACGCCATTTCACGTCACCCGTATGCATATCCAGCGCCACGATTTCACCAAATGGCGGCTGCCAGCACGGCATGCCAAGCCAGTTATTCGCTACCATCAGACGCAGGCCGTAAGGAGCGCCTTCCTGCGGAGCAAAGCCGCTCTCGTTGCCGGAACCACTATCCGCTTTTTCATAATCTTCGCGGCTGTAGAGCTTCACATACTGCACAATGTGCGAGGTGTTGACGATCGCAATCTGTTTTTGCGGATCGTACGCCACGCCGCCCCACTGGACGCCACCGGCACTGTCCGGATAGGTTAACGCCCCTTCGCCTTTCGTGGTTGGCGGCGTGTACATACCTTCATAGCTCAGTTTATCCCACAGCCGTGAACACTGGCCGGCACCCACCATATCCGCCAGTTTCCAGATTTCAGGCTTTTTCGATTGATCGAGCAGCGGCGCCGGTTTTGTCGGGAATGGCTGCGTTGGCGAGAGCACTTCCCCCTGCACCGAACCATCGCCCTGCGGCACAGGACGCTCTTCAATAGGCCAGACATCCTCACCTGTCAGACGGTTCACTACAAACAGAAAGCCCTGCTTGGTAGCCTGAATCAACGCCGGGATCTGTTTGCCGTTTACTGTGATATCCATCAGCGTCGGCGCCGAGTTGATATCGTAATCCCACACATCGTGATGCACCCACTGGCGAGACCAGACCACTTTACCGGTGTTGATATCCAGCGCGGTGGTAGAGGTGCCAAGCGGAACAGGATCGACACGGTTACCGCCCCAGTAGTTGGGGGACGGGGAGGAGACCGGCAGATAGACCAGGCCATGAGCCTCATCGGCAGACATATGTGTCCAGACGTTGGCCGTACCGGTGCGTTTGCGGATTTCCGCCGGAATCGCTTCAAAGGTCCATTCGCGCTCGCCGGTCTGCGCATTGATGGAAAATACGGTGCCCGCAGGTGCTTCAGCATATGCCCAGTCTTTGCCGGCCCAGCCAACAAGCAGATGGTTACCGACTACGGTAGGCGGCTGCAGCACAGATAGCGGGTATTTGGCGTTAACCTTGTTCCACTGATTGAGATTCAGAACACCATTGTCGGCAAAGCTACGGCACGGCTTACCTGAATCGGCGTCCAGCGCATAGAGGTTGCCATCAACGGTGCCCATATAGACAATCTTCTGACACGCTTCTCCGGCAACCGGATTTTTTGCCTGCCAGTAGGAGACGCCACGGTTTTTCAGTACCGGCTGCGTCAACGCTTTGCGCGAGGATTTAGTATCGTATTGCCACTTCTCTTTACCTGTACCGGGATCCAGCGCAATCAGGCGATCAAAAGGTGTACCGATGTAGATCGTCTCGTTGGCAAAAACAGGCGTCGCTGACCAGACGGTGGCAGGGATATCACCTTTGCCATCCGAGACATCGCCGGTATGAAACTCCCAGATTTTCTTTAACTTGCTGACATTATCAGTGGTGATCTGTTTCAGCGGGCTGTATTTCTGTGCGTTAAGCTGACCATGAAAGCTGTCCCAGGTGGCAGAAGAGGGTACCAATGAAATTGCCGGATTACTGGCAGATTCGACTTTCTGGTCTTGGTGCTTGCCAGTTGACGCATCGTCAGTGGTTTTAGTGGTTCCCGGCTCTTGTTGATTGGCCGCATCCACACTGAGCTCTTCCCGTGCCCCCATAGAGGCTTCAGCGGCTTTATCCTGCGCCTGCAGCGTCAGCGGCGTGACCAGTAACGCCAGCGCCGTCATGCTGACTTTCATTAATGGAGAGTGTTTATCGTTATGCACAGGCGGCTCCTCAGGCTTTGACGCGATGATCGTGACGAACGGAATTGCTGCTCAGCGCAATCAGACCAATCAGGCCGACCACCATTGCTGCCGTAATGATGTACTGATGCAGCAGCGCGGCCGCAAAACCAATACCGAACAACATTAACAAAGTGACAATAATCAGGAAAATGCGTGCACCGCGACGGGAGGCGCCCCGTAAAATAAAGGTCAGTAGCGCCAGCACCGCGCTGGCGATAGCTACACCCAGCGCACCGATTGTACCGGTGACACCGGTGAGTGGCGTCAGCCAGGCGTATAAAGCCACCGCGAAGCCGATCACGGCTGCCAGTAGCAACAGTAAGCTGCCCAGGCGTGAGGGTTGAGATTGCAGCATGTCAGGAAGCACCTTATGAAAAATGAACAGGTAATAAATATGGAGTATCGGTGAATTTATGCGCCAGTTGTTCGCGCAAGACGAAGATTAAAAAACCAGTGCAGCGCGAGAAACAGCGGCATAGTTCACTAAACGTAACAGAGTATAGAAGATGGTTTTTTAAATGGAGCGTTCTGCATTGGACAGCATCCGGGTTATTAACTTGTCGTGATGTTGGCAATTTGTGGTTCTGGCACAGCACGCATCAAAGAAATTTAATGAGGTGAGGACTTTGAAAAAATATTAATTACCAGAACGCCAGCTAAAATCAGCAACATGCCTGCTATCGCCGGGAAATCAAGCTTTTGCCCACTGACCAACCAGCCCAGAAGGCTAATTAATACGATCCCAGCACCTGACCAAATTGCGTACGCAATACCTGTAGGGATGTTCGACAGCGTCTGGGCAAGAAGATAGAAAGCAGCACAGTAGCAAACAATGGTTGCTACAGATGGCCACAGGCGTGTAAATCCTTCAGAGTATTTCATCAGGGTTGTACCAATAACTTCAGCTATGATGGCCCCACCAAGCAAAATGTATGTATTCACGCCCTGACCTCATATAACAAATGTAAACATTCATTATATCACCCAGGGTCAGGTGTGTCTGAAGGCAGCGAATACTCCCTGTTGAATAACCATGATCAGCAGCGGTATAAAAGCTGAGGTCCATTAACTGATAGCAGGGCGGGTAGGTTTTCTCATCCGCCCACCCCTCAGCTCAAATCCACATCCTTATACCCAAAGAACCAGGTGACGGCGAAGCCCGCGATCCAGGAAATCACCACGCCTGCAGCGTACACCGCCATCCCGGCGTAGATCCCCTGGCCTGAGGTCATCAGCGGCAGCGCCACCAGACCGGAAGGGCCAAACACGGTGTTCAGCCCGACAGGCAAGCCCAGCCAGGCAACCAGACCGAGAAAGAAGCCGCCGCAGGCCCCACCGATACAGGCGGTGACGAATGGCTTAACGCGCGGCAGCGTCACAGCGTAAATCAGCGGTTCGCCCACGCCAAGCAGGCCGGGGATAATCGCGCCTTTTACCTGATTACGCGTCATGGAATGTTTTGCCGAGCGGTAGTAAAGCGCCAGCGCGGCGCCCACCTGGCCACCGCCAGCCATCGCCAGAATCGGGAACAGCGAGTTAAAGCCCTGCACATCCATCAGCGCAAAGTAGACCGGAATAAAGCCCTGATGCACGCCAAACACCACCGCAATCAGGAATAATCCCGCCAGGATCGCCGTGCCAAACGGGTTGCCGTTCAGGTGCAGGAACAGCCAGGACATCCCCTTAAACAGCTCGCCGCCAAGCGGCATGATCACCGTAAAAGTCAGCGCGCCGGTAATCAGCAGCGTCAGCAGCGAGGTCAGGATCATATCCAGATTATCGGGAACGATCCTGCGGATCTGCCGCTCAACCCGGGCGCCGAGGATCGAAGCCAGCAACACGCCAATAATATTGCCGCGCGGATCGATGCCCATGCCAAAGAAGGTCTCAATGCCGGAGAAGTAGCCCGTGGTGGCCGCCGGGTTATAGCCCAGCAAAAACAGCGAGGCGATAATGGCGCCGTTAACGCCGGAGCCGCCAAATGCTTTTTGCGCGTTATAGCCAATCAGGATCGGCAGGAAGGTGAAGAGGCCTTTGCCGAAGAGCTTCATGTAGCCGACGATATGCATCAGCGTGGCGTTCTTCTCCGCCGCGTTAGCGATCAGCGTTTGCTCCAGTAATGTGGCAAAGCCCAGCAGCATCCCGGCGGCGATAAAGCCGGGAATTAGTGGGGTGAAGATGGTAGCAAATCTGGCGAGGAACTGATGAACCGCGCTGGTCTGCTTCGCCTTCATCTTCTGTTTGGTGTCGCTGGCCGTTGCCGCCAGCGCGGGCGCGTCAGAAGCCTGCTGCGCCAGCACCCTGTTCATTATCTCTGCGGCACTCTGCGCTTTGCCGGGGCCGAGGATGATCTGTAGCTGCTCCTCGCTGTTCACCACGCCCAGCACGCCCGGCAGCGCTTTCAGGCTGGCGCTGTCCGTAAGAGTCTCATCTCTCAGCGTCAGACGCAGACGGGTCATGCAGTGCCCGCAGGTTTCAATATTGCCGTTGCCGCCAACTCTTTGCAGAATCGAGGCGATCAGCTGCTCCGTGATTTTCGCCATCGCTAGCTCCCGGCGTTGTGTAGCGCCTGACGGATAAATCCGCCGTTATCTTTTAAAAGCTGCCGCGCCTGTTCAGCCTGCAGATTGCCCAGCACCATAACGATGGCAGTTTTACAGTGGTTGCCGCAGGCGTTCAGCGCCGCAGTGGCGGTCTGAAGATCGCAATCGGTCGCCTCCTGCACAATGTTTATCTGGCGCTGTACCAGCTTCTTATTGGTGGCTTCCACATCCACCATCAGGTTGCCGTAGACCTTGCCGCTGCGGATCATCGCGCCGGTGGTGAGCATATTCAGCACCAGTTTCTGCGCGGTACCGGCCTTCATGCGCGAGGAGCCGGTGACCACTTCCGGGCCGACAACCGGCACGATAGCGATATCGGCAATCTGCGTCATCTCGCTGCCTGCGTTACAGGTCAGGGCGGCGGTGGTCGCGCCCAGGCTTTTTGCGTAATTCAGCGCCGCAATGACATAAGGCGTGCGGCCGCTGGCGGCAATGCCTACCAGCACATCCTTGCTGTTAAAGCCGAGATTTTTCAGATCTTCCACCCCCAGCGTCAGGCTGTCTTCAGCGTTCTCAACGGCCTGCAAAATCGCCTGATGCCCGCCAGCAATCAGCCCCACCACCTGTTCGCGCGGAGTGCCAAAAGTTGGTGGGCACTCACTTGCATCGAGGATCCCCAGCCTGCCGGAGGTGCCGGCACCGCAGTAGATCAGGCGTCCGCCTTGACTGAAGGCTGCCACAATAGCCTCTACAGTTTGCGCAATAGCGGGGATCGCTTTCTCTACCGCCAGCGCAACTTTCTGGTCTTCAGCGTTGATAACCTGCAGCATCTCTTCGGTAGAGAGCATATCGATGTTTTCGCTCGCGGCGTTGCGGCCTTCAGTGGTCAGGACGGAGAGATCGATTTTCATAACTTACTCGCTGGTTGGTTCAGATCCGGAAACGGCCCGGACTTCGGATGGAATATTTAATTATTAAAAGTTAATTATAAAGGAATAAATTATTCT belongs to Erwinia pyri and includes:
- a CDS encoding toxin-antitoxin system HicB family antitoxin, which translates into the protein MSTIKHDKNPKGNGLSPTFQIRIAPELKAQFEVAAKEAGMSLGNWLKTLGRKELERLRVEEKK
- a CDS encoding helix-turn-helix domain-containing protein, whose protein sequence is MANLKELMAKQSPESRERIAGKVEAMRQVIALNMLREELNLSQTEMAQAMGVKQPTIAKMEQADNDPRLSTLKRYVTALGGELSIDVKLPSGKRVTFDL
- a CDS encoding helix-turn-helix transcriptional regulator; its protein translation is MKEITLPSKLIAMFESDPVVGWAVKDNNSRFIYVNNTFKAWQTISTSYDYEGLNIRDIPVPVSEFADIFNQQEREIERTGKPVKAITTHIQGREKIMQPAYNIQEPLYDEHHNCTGTVISVRPVRIITPTSLLNGKIIQHATFQSPSEVFTEKEWEVVYLLDCGMRLKEISSILSITVDAVNGRLRSCYRKTGLNSLSGLKQYCRDNRFDNYIPQFFLKKGHIIIRG
- a CDS encoding helix-turn-helix transcriptional regulator, with the protein product MDRDLTPVEYYFDHSLFGWAIKDSDSRYVYGNKILCHYFGVTENQLPGLLDTELTPDISEYYDHILCDDQKILTTNEMSIVLKTFDYGRRNRLRSFLVEKRPWQLDNGSDGIVCTYTEITNVYFSTFLMPCERKPFVFTRPANIFTDKEWEVILLLQCGVKQNAMPDILGISASALRNRITRCCDKTGVTSTTTLLQHCNQNGWDNYIPPFFLTKGHVSVS
- a CDS encoding pyrroloquinoline quinone-dependent dehydrogenase, translated to MHNDKHSPLMKVSMTALALLVTPLTLQAQDKAAEASMGAREELSVDAANQQEPGTTKTTDDASTGKHQDQKVESASNPAISLVPSSATWDSFHGQLNAQKYSPLKQITTDNVSKLKKIWEFHTGDVSDGKGDIPATVWSATPVFANETIYIGTPFDRLIALDPGTGKEKWQYDTKSSRKALTQPVLKNRGVSYWQAKNPVAGEACQKIVYMGTVDGNLYALDADSGKPCRSFADNGVLNLNQWNKVNAKYPLSVLQPPTVVGNHLLVGWAGKDWAYAEAPAGTVFSINAQTGEREWTFEAIPAEIRKRTGTANVWTHMSADEAHGLVYLPVSSPSPNYWGGNRVDPVPLGTSTTALDINTGKVVWSRQWVHHDVWDYDINSAPTLMDITVNGKQIPALIQATKQGFLFVVNRLTGEDVWPIEERPVPQGDGSVQGEVLSPTQPFPTKPAPLLDQSKKPEIWKLADMVGAGQCSRLWDKLSYEGMYTPPTTKGEGALTYPDSAGGVQWGGVAYDPQKQIAIVNTSHIVQYVKLYSREDYEKADSGSGNESGFAPQEGAPYGLRLMVANNWLGMPCWQPPFGEIVALDMHTGDVKWRRPVGASQQYGFFMPESWGSPTIGGPAVTAGGVIFIGASMDAKVRAYSVDNGEELWSDQVEAPAVANPSVYEYKGRQYVAFVAGGNTILKDQVGDQVVVYALPE
- a CDS encoding EmrE family multidrug efflux SMR transporter yields the protein MNTYILLGGAIIAEVIGTTLMKYSEGFTRLWPSVATIVCYCAAFYLLAQTLSNIPTGIAYAIWSGAGIVLISLLGWLVSGQKLDFPAIAGMLLILAGVLVINIFSKSSPH
- the murP gene encoding PTS N-acetylmuramic acid transporter subunit IIBC, which produces MAKITEQLIASILQRVGGNGNIETCGHCMTRLRLTLRDETLTDSASLKALPGVLGVVNSEEQLQIILGPGKAQSAAEIMNRVLAQQASDAPALAATASDTKQKMKAKQTSAVHQFLARFATIFTPLIPGFIAAGMLLGFATLLEQTLIANAAEKNATLMHIVGYMKLFGKGLFTFLPILIGYNAQKAFGGSGVNGAIIASLFLLGYNPAATTGYFSGIETFFGMGIDPRGNIIGVLLASILGARVERQIRRIVPDNLDMILTSLLTLLITGALTFTVIMPLGGELFKGMSWLFLHLNGNPFGTAILAGLFLIAVVFGVHQGFIPVYFALMDVQGFNSLFPILAMAGGGQVGAALALYYRSAKHSMTRNQVKGAIIPGLLGVGEPLIYAVTLPRVKPFVTACIGGACGGFFLGLVAWLGLPVGLNTVFGPSGLVALPLMTSGQGIYAGMAVYAAGVVISWIAGFAVTWFFGYKDVDLS
- the murQ gene encoding N-acetylmuramic acid 6-phosphate etherase, translated to MKIDLSVLTTEGRNAASENIDMLSTEEMLQVINAEDQKVALAVEKAIPAIAQTVEAIVAAFSQGGRLIYCGAGTSGRLGILDASECPPTFGTPREQVVGLIAGGHQAILQAVENAEDSLTLGVEDLKNLGFNSKDVLVGIAASGRTPYVIAALNYAKSLGATTAALTCNAGSEMTQIADIAIVPVVGPEVVTGSSRMKAGTAQKLVLNMLTTGAMIRSGKVYGNLMVDVEATNKKLVQRQINIVQEATDCDLQTATAALNACGNHCKTAIVMVLGNLQAEQARQLLKDNGGFIRQALHNAGS